In Horticoccus luteus, the following proteins share a genomic window:
- a CDS encoding putative Ig domain-containing protein: MRRGTLAFVGALVVVLLLGGVRLYRIRAAETERDKTQAAFAGAPESEAAEPRLATAGDEVKTPRAQAEGAGAGGGAGQRISAAEELWQEIPAGALRESLLRLDAAARRRALEKLARLHVPKEDYASLRAAANGGLFYACVFPRPPDETGTRNAMGQGSGGALAGAAGASVPIATPPVFHSKPGSANVLYLDFNGHTITGTAWNTSNGAAAVYQALPYDTDGDATSFSDAEQAVIAQVWQRVAEDYAPFDVDVTTEEPAVFTSTTGRAVITKNVDANGVGMPSGTAGGVAWLDVFGEADYATASSPVLIYYNNLGNTRADYIAEATAHEFGHNLSLSHDGQTNGNEYYGGHGSGETSWGPIMGTGYNRNVSQWSKGEYYLANNTEDDLAIISGHLGYRADEAGGTVATAAVAAVNGTVVSASGILSSASDSDTFAVSTGAGTLTLSASPYRAASNTYGGDADLKLEVLNAAGTVVASADPSATTTVSLSYAAAAGTYFVRLTPSSTGTPLASTPTGYTSYASIGHYTLTGTIVPAAPQILGPLTASTPAGANFSYAIAATNSPTSYTAAGLPTGLTCDAGSGVISGRAAVAGVFAVALTATNGVGSAQATLTLTITDAAPAITSQTGGRTTVPAGGVLTLQVAAISANGAASYQWKHNGLAVAGGTNSTLTVPSASVAGSGYFQAVVTNAIGSTTSAAMFVRVAPAVAEVLTWGKNDHGQLNEPVALEDATEVVAGTYHVLALKSDGTVAAWGDDSKGQTDVPADLSDVVEVAAGKYHSLALLANGTVRGWGLGTSGQTTAPDGLSDVVEISAGDYYSVALKADGSVVAWGDNAYGQRNVPGGLSGVIGVAAGAAHVLALKGDGTVTAWGWNANGQASVPGSLAGVVAVAAGTNHSVALNSNGTVTAWGASTFTSGASALTGVTAIAAGNNHSLALKADGTVSGWGTDTDGQIAGGAGVTTVVGVDAGLSFSVALRDATGDVAPTFTAQPVDRAIISGGSATFSVATNASTASYGWEVDSGSGWEVVAEGAPFSGAATTTLSIADVTTVMNGWQFRCVATNAAGSTTSSVATLTVAKAAQTIAFEAVSAKTFGDAAFAVKATATSGLPVDVSVVSGPATMANGVVTLTGAGTVTLRASQAGDARYAAATDVNVSFTVEKAVPLLTWAAPAGIVYGTALSETQLNATASVPGVFVYSPAAGTVLDAGSGAVLSVTFTPAETENYTRATATTTIAVAAATQTISYAPVGAKTFGDAPFIVAASASSGLPVTIVVAAGPASVANGAVTLSGAGAVTLVLRQAGNANFAAAPDVPVMFSVAKDQPLLAWEAPAAIAYGTVLSSAQLNATADVAGTFVYDPPAGTVLAAGEAQVLSVTFTPDDAADFTKATATTTITVAPAAQTIAVDPITAKTFGDAAFAVTATATSGLPVDVSVVSGPATMANGVVTLTGAGAVSLRASQAGDPNFKAADDVVVSFTVAKAGPVLTWSAPAAIAYGTVFSSAQLNATADVAGTFVYDPPAGTVLAAGEAQVLSVTFTPDDAANFTEATATTTITVAPAAQTIAIDPITAKTFGDAAFAVTATATSGLPVSVSVVSGPATMANGVVTLTGAGAVSLRASQVGDANFTAADDVVVSFTVAKAGPVLMWSAPAAIAYGTALSTAQLNATADVAGTFVYDPPAGTVLAAGEAQVLRATFTPDDAANFAEATATTTITVAPAAQTIEVEPIAAKTFGDAAFAVTATATSGLPVSVSVVSGPATMANGVVTLTGAGTVTLRASQAGDARYVAATDVDVSFTVAKAVPVLTWSAPAAIAYGEALSATQLNATASVPGAFAYVPALGTTLGAGDGQVLSVTFTPDDAADFTEATATTTITVAPAAQTIAVDPITAKTFGDAAFAVTATATSGLPVSVSVVSGPATMANGVVTLTGAGAVSLRASQAGDARYVAATDVDVSFTVAKAVPVLTWSAPAAIAYGEALSATQLNATASVPGAFAYVPALGTTLGAGDGQVLSVTFTPDDAADFTEATATTTITVAPAAQTIAIDPITAKTFGDAAFAVTATATSGLPVDVSVVSGPATMANGVVTLTGAGTVTLRASQGGDANFTAAEDVVVSFTVAKAVPVLTWSAPAAIAYGTALSSTQLNATASVPGTFVYDPAAGTKLEAGDAQVLRAMFTPEDSANYVSASLTREIDVKLIATQIITQPVSVVVVEGENAIFRVVATGAPEPTFQWQKDGTPLTGATSATLVLAAVSADDAGAFTVTVANSARTVVSQEATLTVNPIAPVISATDLSAVQGQSFDFQINANTTSATYGASGLPAGLTVNTATGAISGTPTTTGSFTVTLSASNATSSDSKQITLTVQPPAPVITSPGATGGRVGSAFTYTIVASNGATTYSAPYLPDGLTLNAATGEITGTPTTAGTYLVVITASNVTGSATTQLQITVESAANAPLYAGATSFSAVQNTGFALVPAFTNSPTGFALAKLADGTDSVLPTGLTFNATTGVLTGTPTQVGVFTFALRATNAGGSSTVTLTLTVNPAPAAPKITSASSAMATVGVAFSFQLTASATPAATSFTLVSGTLPAGLTLNPASGLISGTPGAPALTTVSVAATNTVGTGAAAQLVFSVSPSPTAPAITSALVATGQVGTALSYQLTASNTPTSFTLVSGTLPAGLAFDGATGAISGTPTTVGQRRVYFAASNASGRGLALEVLFSITAAPTVPVVTSNPTAEGQVGQAFLYIVTGTNTPISYGVTGTLPAGLVAEEGVIYGVPAQSGTAILTLTATNADGTGAAKTLTITIRPAPATPVITSALNASGRVGTAFAYQATATENATSFVALGLPSGLTMNSAGQISGTPTAAGTFGVTLRATNAAGAGTPAILSLAINAAAQAPKLTSAAAQAGKVRVPFTYQASAAPGPITSYGLTGTLPLGLAFNTSTGLLSGTPAESGVFVVTLTATADAGTSLGQDVALFISPADDVPVINSSTRADGTVDAAFSFTVTATNLPAAPFPPYATIDAIGLPDGLAINPSTGLIQGTPTSAGTFTVYLAATNLNGTGPVRTLTLVIKPSPSAPIINSSPQAAAQAGVAFSYQIGALNGATAYEVIGAPAWLGVNATTGALTGTPTLPGTVTVQLLASNATGTSSPQTLTLTIAPAANTPVITSGQAATGAIGAAFSYQIAATNTPTSYIATGLPEGLVFDGATGQITGTPQASGEFRVTLTAVNAQGPGAGAALVLTIVSSVQFIDAGG, translated from the coding sequence GTGAGGCGCGGCACCCTAGCTTTCGTCGGGGCGCTGGTGGTCGTTCTGCTGTTGGGCGGCGTTCGTCTGTATCGCATCCGGGCGGCGGAAACGGAAAGGGACAAGACACAGGCCGCATTCGCGGGCGCACCGGAAAGCGAGGCGGCGGAACCTCGCTTGGCGACGGCAGGAGACGAGGTCAAAACGCCGCGAGCGCAGGCGGAGGGGGCGGGTGCCGGCGGGGGCGCGGGGCAACGGATTTCAGCGGCGGAGGAGTTATGGCAGGAGATTCCGGCGGGGGCGTTGCGCGAGAGTTTGCTGCGGCTGGACGCGGCCGCGCGGCGGCGGGCGTTGGAGAAACTGGCGCGCTTGCACGTGCCCAAGGAAGACTATGCAAGCCTGCGGGCGGCGGCGAATGGCGGGTTGTTTTACGCGTGTGTGTTTCCGCGTCCGCCGGACGAGACGGGCACGCGCAACGCGATGGGGCAGGGATCGGGCGGGGCGCTCGCGGGGGCGGCGGGAGCGAGCGTGCCCATCGCGACGCCGCCGGTGTTTCACTCGAAGCCGGGATCGGCCAACGTGCTCTACCTCGACTTCAACGGGCACACGATCACGGGCACGGCGTGGAATACGAGCAATGGCGCCGCGGCGGTTTACCAGGCGTTGCCCTACGACACGGATGGCGACGCGACGTCGTTCAGCGATGCGGAGCAGGCGGTGATCGCGCAAGTGTGGCAGCGCGTGGCGGAGGATTATGCGCCGTTTGACGTGGACGTGACAACGGAGGAGCCGGCGGTGTTTACCTCCACGACCGGGCGTGCGGTGATCACGAAGAATGTCGATGCGAACGGCGTGGGCATGCCGTCGGGCACGGCGGGCGGCGTGGCGTGGCTGGATGTCTTTGGCGAGGCGGATTACGCGACGGCGTCATCGCCCGTGCTCATTTACTATAACAATCTGGGCAACACGCGGGCGGATTATATTGCGGAGGCGACGGCGCACGAGTTTGGGCACAATCTGAGTTTGTCGCACGACGGACAGACCAACGGCAACGAATACTACGGCGGTCATGGCAGCGGCGAAACGTCGTGGGGGCCGATCATGGGCACGGGCTACAATCGCAACGTCTCGCAGTGGTCGAAGGGCGAATATTATCTGGCGAACAACACCGAGGACGATCTGGCGATCATCTCCGGGCATCTGGGCTACCGGGCGGACGAAGCCGGCGGCACCGTCGCGACGGCCGCGGTGGCGGCGGTGAACGGCACGGTGGTCAGTGCGAGCGGCATTCTCAGCAGCGCGAGCGACAGCGACACGTTTGCGGTCTCGACGGGCGCGGGGACGCTCACGTTGAGCGCCTCGCCGTATCGCGCCGCGAGCAACACCTACGGCGGCGATGCGGACTTGAAACTGGAAGTGCTCAATGCGGCGGGGACGGTGGTCGCCTCCGCCGACCCGAGCGCCACGACGACGGTTTCGCTCAGCTATGCGGCGGCGGCGGGGACGTATTTTGTGCGGTTGACGCCGTCGAGCACGGGCACGCCGCTGGCATCGACGCCGACGGGTTATACAAGTTATGCGAGCATCGGCCACTACACGCTGACGGGGACGATCGTCCCGGCGGCGCCGCAAATATTGGGGCCGCTGACGGCCAGCACGCCCGCGGGGGCGAATTTTAGCTATGCGATTGCAGCGACCAACTCGCCCACGAGTTATACGGCGGCGGGCCTGCCGACGGGATTAACGTGCGATGCAGGGTCGGGAGTGATCAGCGGCCGGGCGGCGGTAGCGGGCGTGTTCGCGGTCGCGCTGACGGCGACGAACGGCGTGGGCTCGGCCCAGGCGACGCTTACTCTGACGATCACGGACGCGGCGCCGGCGATCACGAGCCAGACGGGCGGCCGCACGACGGTGCCCGCAGGCGGGGTGTTGACGTTGCAAGTGGCGGCGATCAGCGCGAACGGCGCCGCGAGTTATCAGTGGAAACACAATGGCCTCGCGGTGGCGGGCGGGACAAACAGCACGCTCACGGTTCCCAGCGCGAGCGTCGCGGGCAGCGGTTATTTTCAAGCAGTCGTCACCAACGCGATCGGCAGCACGACGAGCGCGGCGATGTTTGTGCGCGTGGCTCCGGCGGTGGCGGAGGTGCTGACGTGGGGGAAAAACGATCACGGGCAGTTGAATGAGCCGGTCGCGCTGGAAGATGCGACGGAGGTGGTCGCGGGCACTTACCACGTGCTGGCGCTCAAGTCCGACGGGACGGTCGCGGCTTGGGGCGACGACAGCAAGGGGCAGACGGACGTGCCGGCGGATCTGAGCGACGTGGTGGAAGTCGCGGCGGGGAAATATCATTCGCTCGCGTTGCTCGCCAACGGCACGGTGCGCGGCTGGGGGCTCGGCACATCCGGGCAGACGACCGCGCCGGATGGGTTGTCGGATGTCGTCGAGATTTCGGCGGGCGATTACTATTCGGTGGCGTTGAAAGCGGACGGGAGCGTGGTGGCATGGGGCGACAACGCTTATGGCCAGCGGAACGTGCCGGGCGGTTTGAGCGGGGTGATCGGCGTCGCGGCGGGCGCAGCGCATGTGCTCGCGTTGAAAGGCGACGGCACGGTGACGGCGTGGGGTTGGAACGCGAACGGACAGGCGAGCGTGCCGGGCTCGCTCGCGGGCGTCGTGGCCGTGGCGGCGGGGACGAATCATTCCGTGGCGTTGAACAGCAATGGGACGGTGACGGCGTGGGGTGCGAGCACGTTCACGAGCGGCGCGAGCGCCCTGACGGGTGTGACCGCGATCGCTGCGGGCAACAATCACTCGCTGGCGTTAAAAGCCGATGGGACGGTGAGCGGTTGGGGCACGGATACGGATGGGCAGATTGCGGGCGGCGCCGGCGTGACGACGGTGGTGGGCGTGGATGCGGGGTTGTCGTTTTCCGTGGCGTTGCGCGATGCGACGGGGGACGTGGCGCCGACGTTCACCGCGCAGCCGGTTGACCGGGCGATTATCTCTGGCGGGAGCGCGACCTTCTCTGTGGCGACGAACGCTTCGACGGCGAGTTATGGGTGGGAGGTCGATTCCGGGAGCGGCTGGGAGGTGGTGGCGGAAGGGGCGCCGTTCAGCGGCGCGGCGACGACGACGTTGAGCATAGCGGACGTGACCACAGTGATGAACGGGTGGCAGTTTCGCTGTGTGGCGACGAACGCGGCGGGCAGCACGACGTCGTCGGTCGCGACACTGACCGTCGCGAAGGCAGCGCAGACGATCGCGTTCGAAGCGGTGAGCGCGAAGACGTTTGGCGATGCGGCGTTTGCGGTGAAGGCGACGGCGACGAGCGGGTTGCCGGTGGATGTGAGCGTCGTGAGCGGACCGGCGACGATGGCGAACGGGGTGGTGACGTTGACGGGCGCGGGCACGGTGACATTGCGCGCGAGCCAGGCAGGCGACGCGCGTTACGCGGCGGCGACGGATGTGAACGTGAGTTTCACGGTGGAAAAGGCGGTGCCGCTGCTGACTTGGGCCGCGCCGGCGGGGATCGTTTACGGCACGGCTTTGTCGGAAACGCAGCTCAACGCGACGGCGAGCGTGCCGGGCGTTTTCGTCTATTCGCCGGCGGCCGGAACAGTCTTGGACGCGGGGAGCGGTGCGGTGTTGAGCGTAACGTTTACGCCGGCGGAAACGGAAAATTATACGCGCGCGACGGCGACGACGACGATCGCGGTGGCGGCGGCGACGCAGACGATTTCTTACGCACCGGTCGGTGCGAAGACATTTGGCGATGCGCCGTTCATTGTGGCGGCGAGTGCGAGCAGCGGCCTGCCGGTGACGATCGTGGTCGCGGCGGGGCCGGCGAGCGTGGCGAATGGCGCGGTGACGTTGAGCGGGGCGGGCGCGGTGACGTTGGTCTTACGTCAGGCAGGCAATGCCAACTTTGCCGCGGCGCCGGACGTGCCGGTGATGTTTAGCGTGGCGAAAGACCAGCCTCTGCTCGCGTGGGAGGCGCCGGCGGCGATTGCGTATGGCACGGTGCTTTCGAGCGCGCAGCTCAATGCGACGGCGGATGTGGCGGGCACGTTTGTTTACGATCCGCCCGCGGGCACGGTGTTGGCGGCCGGCGAGGCGCAGGTGTTGAGCGTGACGTTCACGCCGGACGATGCGGCGGATTTTACGAAGGCGACGGCGACGACGACGATTACCGTGGCGCCGGCGGCGCAGACGATCGCGGTCGACCCGATCACGGCGAAGACGTTTGGCGATGCGGCGTTTGCGGTGACTGCGACGGCGACGAGCGGGTTGCCGGTGGATGTGAGCGTCGTGAGCGGACCGGCGACGATGGCGAACGGAGTGGTAACGTTGACGGGCGCGGGCGCGGTGTCGTTGCGCGCGAGTCAGGCGGGCGATCCGAATTTCAAGGCGGCGGATGACGTGGTCGTGAGCTTCACGGTGGCGAAGGCGGGGCCTGTGCTGACGTGGAGCGCGCCGGCGGCGATTGCGTATGGCACGGTGTTTTCGAGCGCGCAGCTCAACGCGACGGCGGATGTGGCGGGCACGTTTGTTTACGATCCGCCCGCGGGCACGGTGTTGGCGGCCGGCGAGGCGCAGGTGTTGAGCGTGACGTTCACACCGGACGATGCGGCGAATTTTACGGAGGCGACGGCGACTACGACGATTACCGTGGCGCCGGCGGCGCAGACAATCGCGATCGACCCGATCACGGCGAAGACGTTTGGCGATGCGGCGTTTGCGGTGACTGCGACGGCGACGAGCGGGTTGCCGGTGAGCGTGAGTGTCGTGAGCGGACCAGCGACGATGGCGAACGGAGTGGTGACGTTGACGGGCGCGGGCGCGGTGTCGTTGCGCGCGAGTCAGGTGGGCGATGCGAATTTCACGGCGGCGGATGACGTGGTCGTGAGCTTCACGGTGGCGAAGGCGGGGCCGGTGCTGATGTGGAGCGCGCCGGCGGCGATTGCGTATGGCACGGCGTTGTCCACGGCGCAGCTCAACGCGACGGCGGATGTGGCGGGCACGTTTGTTTACGATCCGCCCGCGGGCACGGTGTTGGCGGCCGGCGAGGCACAAGTGTTGCGCGCGACGTTCACGCCGGACGATGCGGCGAATTTTGCGGAGGCGACGGCGACGACGACGATTACCGTGGCGCCGGCGGCGCAGACGATCGAGGTTGAGCCGATCGCGGCGAAGACGTTTGGCGATGCGGCGTTTGCGGTGACTGCGACGGCGACGAGCGGGTTGCCGGTGAGCGTGAGTGTCGTGAGCGGACCGGCGACGATGGCGAACGGAGTGGTGACGTTGACGGGCGCGGGCACGGTGACGTTGCGCGCGAGCCAGGCAGGCGACGCGCGTTACGTGGCGGCGACGGATGTGGACGTGAGCTTCACGGTGGCGAAGGCGGTGCCGGTGCTGACGTGGAGCGCGCCGGCGGCGATTGCGTATGGCGAAGCGTTGTCCGCGACGCAGCTCAACGCGACGGCGAGCGTGCCGGGTGCGTTTGCTTACGTTCCGGCGCTCGGGACGACACTTGGGGCAGGAGACGGGCAGGTGTTGAGCGTGACGTTCACACCGGACGATGCGGCGGATTTTACGGAGGCGACGGCGACGACGACGATTACCGTGGCGCCGGCGGCGCAGACAATCGCGGTCGACCCGATCACGGCGAAGACGTTTGGCGATGCGGCGTTTGCGGTGACTGCGACGGCGACGAGCGGGTTGCCGGTAAGCGTGAGTGTCGTGAGCGGACCGGCGACGATGGCGAACGGAGTGGTAACGTTGACGGGCGCGGGCGCGGTGTCGTTGCGCGCGAGTCAGGCGGGCGATGCGCGTTACGTGGCGGCGACGGATGTGGACGTGAGCTTCACGGTGGCGAAGGCGGTGCCGGTGCTGACGTGGAGCGCGCCGGCGGCGATTGCGTATGGCGAAGCGTTGTCCGCGACGCAGCTCAACGCGACGGCGAGCGTGCCGGGTGCGTTTGCTTACGTTCCGGCGCTCGGGACGACACTTGGGGCAGGAGACGGGCAGGTGTTGAGCGTGACGTTCACACCGGACGATGCGGCGGATTTTACGGAGGCGACGGCGACGACGACGATTACCGTGGCGCCGGCGGCGCAGACAATCGCGATCGACCCGATCACGGCGAAGACGTTTGGCGATGCGGCGTTTGCGGTGACTGCGACGGCGACGAGCGGGTTGCCGGTGGATGTGAGTGTCGTGAGCGGACCGGCGACGATGGCGAACGGAGTGGTGACGTTGACGGGCGCGGGCACGGTGACGTTGCGCGCGAGTCAGGGGGGCGATGCGAATTTCACGGCGGCGGAAGACGTGGTCGTGAGCTTCACGGTGGCGAAGGCGGTGCCGGTGCTGACGTGGAGCGCGCCGGCGGCGATTGCTTACGGCACGGCGTTGTCCTCGACGCAGCTCAACGCGACGGCGAGCGTGCCGGGGACGTTTGTTTACGATCCGGCGGCGGGCACAAAACTTGAGGCGGGGGACGCACAAGTGTTGCGCGCGATGTTTACGCCGGAAGACAGCGCGAATTACGTCTCGGCTTCGCTCACGCGTGAGATCGACGTGAAGCTCATCGCGACGCAAATCATCACACAGCCGGTTTCCGTGGTCGTGGTGGAAGGGGAGAATGCGATTTTCCGGGTCGTGGCCACGGGCGCGCCCGAGCCAACGTTTCAATGGCAGAAAGATGGAACGCCTCTCACCGGCGCGACATCGGCGACGTTGGTGCTCGCAGCGGTGAGCGCAGATGATGCGGGGGCATTTACGGTAACGGTGGCGAATTCTGCACGCACGGTGGTGAGTCAGGAGGCAACGTTGACGGTGAATCCGATCGCGCCGGTTATTTCGGCCACGGATTTGTCGGCGGTGCAGGGCCAATCATTTGACTTCCAAATCAACGCCAACACGACGTCCGCGACGTATGGCGCGAGCGGGTTGCCGGCGGGGCTGACGGTGAACACCGCGACGGGCGCGATCAGCGGCACACCGACGACGACGGGCAGCTTCACGGTGACGTTGAGCGCCTCCAACGCGACCAGCAGCGACAGCAAACAGATCACGCTGACGGTCCAGCCACCGGCGCCGGTCATCACGAGCCCCGGCGCAACCGGCGGCCGCGTGGGCAGCGCGTTCACCTACACGATTGTGGCGTCCAACGGCGCCACCACTTACAGCGCGCCGTATCTGCCGGACGGGCTCACACTCAATGCGGCGACGGGCGAGATCACGGGTACGCCGACGACCGCGGGGACTTACCTCGTCGTCATCACCGCGAGCAACGTGACCGGCTCCGCGACGACGCAGCTCCAGATCACCGTGGAATCCGCCGCCAACGCGCCGCTCTACGCGGGCGCCACGTCGTTCAGCGCGGTGCAAAACACCGGCTTCGCACTGGTGCCGGCGTTCACGAACAGCCCCACCGGTTTCGCGCTCGCGAAGCTCGCCGACGGCACCGATTCGGTGCTGCCGACGGGCCTCACGTTCAACGCCACCACCGGCGTGCTCACGGGCACGCCGACGCAGGTGGGCGTCTTCACGTTTGCGCTCCGCGCCACCAACGCCGGCGGCAGTTCGACGGTCACGTTGACGCTCACGGTCAACCCCGCGCCGGCGGCGCCGAAGATCACCAGCGCGTCGAGCGCGATGGCGACGGTCGGCGTGGCGTTCAGCTTCCAACTCACCGCGAGCGCCACGCCCGCCGCGACGAGCTTCACGCTCGTGTCCGGCACGCTGCCCGCGGGCCTCACGCTCAACCCCGCGAGCGGCCTCATCTCCGGCACGCCGGGCGCACCGGCGCTCACGACGGTGTCGGTCGCGGCGACCAACACCGTGGGCACGGGCGCCGCGGCGCAACTGGTGTTCTCCGTGTCGCCGTCACCGACGGCACCGGCGATCACGTCGGCGCTCGTGGCCACGGGCCAGGTCGGCACCGCGCTCAGTTATCAACTCACGGCGTCGAACACGCCCACGTCGTTCACCCTTGTGTCCGGCACGCTGCCGGCGGGTCTCGCGTTTGACGGGGCGACAGGCGCGATCTCGGGCACGCCCACGACCGTGGGCCAGCGCCGCGTTTACTTCGCCGCGAGCAACGCCTCCGGCCGCGGCCTCGCGCTCGAAGTGCTCTTCAGCATCACCGCCGCGCCGACCGTGCCGGTGGTGACGAGCAACCCGACCGCGGAAGGGCAGGTCGGCCAGGCGTTCCTCTATATTGTCACGGGCACGAACACGCCGATCAGCTACGGCGTGACGGGCACGCTGCCCGCCGGCCTCGTGGCCGAGGAAGGCGTGATCTACGGTGTGCCCGCGCAATCGGGCACGGCGATCCTCACGCTGACCGCGACCAACGCCGACGGCACCGGCGCGGCGAAGACGCTGACGATCACGATCCGCCCCGCGCCTGCGACGCCGGTCATCACGAGCGCGCTCAACGCCTCGGGCCGCGTGGGCACGGCGTTCGCGTATCAAGCGACCGCGACGGAGAACGCGACCTCGTTCGTCGCGCTCGGGCTGCCCTCGGGCCTCACGATGAACAGCGCCGGCCAGATCAGCGGCACGCCGACCGCGGCGGGCACGTTCGGCGTGACGCTCCGCGCCACGAACGCCGCGGGCGCGGGCACGCCAGCGATCCTCTCGCTCGCGATCAACGCCGCCGCGCAAGCGCCGAAGCTCACGAGCGCCGCCGCGCAGGCCGGCAAAGTGCGCGTGCCCTTCACGTATCAAGCGAGCGCCGCGCCCGGTCCGATCACGAGCTACGGGTTGACCGGCACGCTGCCGCTCGGCCTCGCGTTCAACACCTCCACCGGCCTGCTCTCCGGCACGCCCGCCGAGTCGGGGGTGTTTGTCGTGACGCTGACCGCGACGGCCGACGCCGGCACGAGCCTCGGCCAGGACGTGGCGTTGTTCATCTCGCCCGCCGACGATGTGCCGGTGATCAACAGCTCCACGCGCGCCGACGGCACGGTGGACGCTGCGTTCAGCTTCACCGTCACCGCGACGAATCTGCCGGCCGCGCCGTTCCCGCCGTATGCGACGATCGACGCGATCGGGTTGCCCGACGGCCTCGCGATCAATCCCTCGACGGGCTTGATCCAAGGCACGCCGACGAGCGCGGGGACGTTCACCGTTTACCTCGCCGCGACGAATCTCAACGGCACCGGGCCGGTGCGCACGTTGACCCTCGTGATCAAACCCTCGCCGTCGGCGCCGATCATCAACAGTTCGCCGCAAGCCGCCGCGCAAGCGGGCGTGGCGTTCAGTTACCAGATCGGCGCGCTCAACGGCGCGACGGCCTACGAAGTGATCGGGGCGCCCGCGTGGCTCGGCGTCAACGCGACGACCGGCGCGCTCACGGGCACGCCGACGCTGCCGGGCACGGTGACGGTGCAACTGCTCGCGAGCAACGCGACCGGCACCTCGAGCCCGCAGACGCTCACGCTCACGATCGCGCCGGCGGCGAACACGCCGGTGATCACCAGCGGCCAGGCGGCCACGGGTGCGATCGGCGCGGCGTTCAGTTACCAGATTGCCGCGACGAATACGCCGACGAGTTACATCGCGACGGGTCTGCCGGAAGGTCTGGTCTTCGACGGTGCGACCGGCCAGATCACGGGCACGCCGCAAGCCTCGGGCGAGTTCCGCGTGACGCTCACAGCCGTCAACGCCCAAGGCCCGGGCGCCGGCGCCGCTCTCGTTCTCACCATTGTTTCCAGCGTGCAGTTCATCGACGCGGGCGGATGA
- a CDS encoding MFS transporter — MASFTDTLRLPRAFWFVIGAFVVDSMAYFGVLTLMSSYLSSELGWGDVAAGIMVSLFTMSMTLFMLGLGSFAEGFGLRRAILAALALCTVGRLVYSGMGMVHGGVAVTAAVIAAIFVTAVGEAILQPVCYSGVKQYTDEKTSVMGYALIYAIMNALIVAAGTLSAWIRPAVQDVKDGHATTGGFVGWLAGVTPSGIDAVNWVFTGVTALTFVGFFVVFTRKAEAEKLRPDPAEEQRLGATKPRLARLKEYFTEGPFRNPRFLFFIFMLLPVRTLFAHQWLTFPQYILRAYDKDVADHMEWLVNWINPGVIFIGVPLTAALTKRINVYTMMIVGSLVSALPTFLLVGGPDLTRLITYFVVFSIGEALWSARFLEYASELAPPGRVAQYMGLANIPWLLAKGTTGFYSGYMLSRYCAEGVPPAQQHTGTMFLIYGCIAMLSPIGLFAARKWVMAGLHTARAPARAAN; from the coding sequence GTGGCTTCGTTCACTGACACGCTGCGGCTGCCGCGGGCGTTTTGGTTCGTGATCGGCGCGTTCGTGGTCGATTCGATGGCTTACTTCGGCGTGCTGACGCTGATGTCGAGCTACCTGTCGAGCGAGCTCGGCTGGGGCGACGTGGCGGCGGGAATCATGGTGAGTCTTTTCACCATGAGCATGACGTTGTTCATGCTGGGCTTGGGGAGTTTTGCCGAAGGCTTCGGCTTGCGGCGGGCGATTCTTGCGGCGCTGGCGTTGTGCACAGTGGGGCGGCTGGTTTATAGCGGAATGGGGATGGTGCACGGCGGCGTGGCCGTGACGGCGGCGGTGATCGCGGCGATTTTCGTGACGGCGGTGGGCGAGGCGATTTTGCAGCCCGTGTGCTACTCGGGCGTGAAACAATACACGGACGAGAAGACGAGCGTGATGGGTTACGCGTTGATCTATGCGATCATGAACGCGCTGATCGTGGCGGCGGGCACATTGTCGGCGTGGATCCGGCCGGCGGTGCAGGACGTGAAGGATGGCCACGCGACGACGGGCGGATTCGTGGGCTGGCTGGCGGGCGTGACGCCGAGCGGCATCGACGCGGTGAACTGGGTGTTCACAGGCGTGACGGCGCTGACTTTTGTGGGGTTCTTCGTCGTGTTCACGCGGAAGGCGGAGGCGGAGAAGTTGCGGCCGGACCCCGCGGAGGAGCAACGTCTCGGGGCGACGAAGCCGCGGCTCGCGCGGTTGAAGGAGTATTTCACGGAGGGACCGTTTCGGAATCCGAGATTCCTGTTTTTCATTTTCATGCTGCTGCCGGTGCGGACGTTGTTCGCGCACCAGTGGCTGACGTTTCCGCAATATATTCTGCGGGCCTACGACAAGGACGTGGCGGATCACATGGAGTGGCTGGTGAACTGGATCAACCCGGGTGTGATCTTCATCGGCGTGCCGCTGACGGCGGCGCTGACGAAGCGGATCAACGTTTATACGATGATGATCGTCGGTTCGCTGGTGAGCGCGCTGCCGACGTTTCTGCTGGTGGGCGGTCCGGATTTGACGCGGTTGATCACGTATTTCGTGGTGTTCTCCATCGGCGAAGCGCTGTGGTCGGCGCGATTTTTGGAATACGCGTCGGAACTCGCGCCGCCGGGACGCGTGGCGCAATACATGGGCCTCGCGAACATCCCGTGGCTGCTGGCGAAGGGCACGACGGGCTTTTACTCCGGCTACATGCTCTCGCGCTATTGTGCGGAAGGCGTGCCGCCGGCGCAGCAGCACACGGGCACGATGTTTTTGATCTACGGCTGCATCGCGATGTTGTCGCCGATCGGACTTTTCGCCGCGCGGAAGTGGGTGATGGCGGGATTGCACACGGCGCGGGCACCCGCGCGCGCGGCAAATTGA